ATAATCTCACCTATCATAAGCGGATGAAGGAGGATAATTCCTTAAACGTAAAAATTGTATCTGCCTTCCGTCCCGATAAGGCATTCTACTGTGAGAAAGAGGTGTATTTAGAGTATATTCAACAATTAGCCGGCGCTTCTGCTATCACCATTGGTAGTTTTGAAGAACTTTTACATGCATTAGAAATAAGACTCCTTTATTTTAAGGAACTGGGTAGTACAATCAGCGACCATGGAATAGAGAGTTTTGTTTGGCAGGACTATTCTTTTACAGAGGTTGAACAAATCTTTGCAAAAATCTTAAAGAAAAAAGTTCTCACCGACACAGAGATTAACTGTTACAAATCTGCTTTTCTGGCAGGCTTGGGAAGTCTATATGATAAACATGGTTTTGTTATGCAGCTGCATATCGGAACCTATCAGGGAGCCAATAAAACAGGAGAGAGGCATATTGGTGTTGCTTGTGGCTTTGATTGTACGGATGATACTACCTCCATTCAGGCAGTTGGTGGTCTATTGAATCATCTGACAGAAAAAGGGCAGCTTCCAAAGACAATAGTATACCCACTCAATTCAGCGCAGATTGAAACCTTTGCCATTCTGGCAGCAGGGTTTTGTGAAGGGGGTACAAAGGCCAAGGTACAACTTGGAGCACCCTGGTGGTTCAATGACCAGGCTTATGGCATCAATAGACAGTTTGAGGCGATAGCAAATCTGTATCCTTTAAGTCTATCTGTAGGTATGCTAACTGACAGCCGCAGTTTTTTAAGTTATCCCCGTCATGAATTATATCGAAGAGTATTATGTGATTATCTTGGGCGTCTGGTAGAAAGAGGAGAATATATCTCAGAAGAAAAGTATCTGCAAGAAATGATAGAAGATATCTGCTACAACAATGCCAAGGAGTATTTTATGATTTAAAAGTAAAGAGGCTGATGCAAAACGGCCTCTTTACTTTCATAGTACAATAGACTATAATTAAGCTATAAATTAGTAGTTATAATATAATCTGCATCAACGCATATCCTTTGGGTAAGAGGTACTACTATCGAAGGAATCAGAGGACGAAAGGATGGGATATTATGAAGCTTATATATGTAATTGTACGCAATGTTGATAGTGGAAGGGTAACAGATGCCCTGAATAAAAATGGATTCTATGTGACTAAGCTTGCTTCCACCGGAGGATTTTTAAGAGAAGGTAATACTACCTTAATGATAGGTACCGAGGAAGAAAAGGTTGATGAGGTCATTGATTTAGTGAAAAAAGAATGTGGGCCAAGACAACAGATTGTTTCCAATCCGGTTGGACCGGCAGAATTTTCATCTATGCAGGTTATGGTGAATGTAGGCGGAGCCATTATATTCGTAACGGATGTTGACCGGTTTGAAAGAATTTAACGGTATCTGGGGTTGTATGGCAAACCATATTAGAAATATAACATATAGATTACATTCATTGACGATTCATGAAGTAATATAACAATAGTATTATAGAAAAGAGTATAGTTCTATACGGATAATGATGCAAATTCTATCCTGTATAGGACTATATTTTATAATAACAGCAAATAATCCTATGAAATAGATTGGAATTTGATGGTGAGTACAAATCTAATACAGAAGTGAAAGGAAAGGCAGGTAAGAGGAATGATTTATGTTGATAAGGAAAAGTGCATCGGCTGTGGAAGCTGTGTGAAAGACTGTTTTCCGGGAAACGTGGAGATAGTTGATAAGAAAGCCGTAGTACATAATGAAGCATGTATGCTATGCGGACATTGTATAGCAGTTTGTCCAAGCGGTGCCATATCCACTGACGAATATGATATGGAAGAAGTCTCAGAGTATAAAAAAGAAACACATACCTTAGAAGCAGACAATCTTTTGAACTTCATTAAGTTCAGACGAACGGTTCGCCAGTTTCAGAAAAAGGAAGTATCTAAAGAATTGCTACTGAGGATTATAGAGGCAGGACGTTTTACACAGACAGGAGGTAATGCTCAGGACATTACATACACGGTTATAACCAATCAGCTTACAGAATTAAAAGCTATGACTTATGAAACCTTAAAAAAGCTTGGAAAAGAGATTATTGAAGCGGAAGAAGGTCAGGAATCAGTGTTGTCCCGTTATGCTAATATGTGGATTGACATGGCAGAAGAATATGAGAAGGGGGAAAAGGACCGTTTGTTTTTTCATGCCCCTGTTGTCCTTGTAGTCAGTGCAAAATCTGTAGTAAATGGTACTCTGGTATCCTCCAATATGGAACTTATGACCAATGCACTGGGTCTTGGAACTTTTTTCAGCGGGTTTTTTGTAAGGGCAGCCCAGGCAAATCCGGATATAATAAAGTTGTTGGATATTCCAGATGAAAAGCAGATTGCAACCTGTATGGTAATCGGATATCCGGCAGTCAAATACCATAGAACCGTTCCGCGCAGAGAAGCTTTCATATACTGGAAATAGTGAGATTTTGAATAAGCTGGTATAAATGAAGCAGATTATGGTAAGTATATAATATCTTCAAAACTGGCACTGTTAAAAATACAATAACTGGATATTTCAATCGTGCCAAATAGGGGTTATGATGAACGCATTAAGTAAAAGTTTTATTACATCCTTATTCTAAACAAGGAGTTTTGCAATTGCTTCAATAGAATCAATAATAGGAGGAAATATATGCTTAAATTAATGACGCCTGGCCCCACGCAGGTAAGAGAAAATGTAAGGCTTGCCAGAAGCAGAGAATTTACCAATCCGGATTTGGATAGCCAGTTTTTTGACTTTTATAAGGATACTTGCTGTCTTTTAGGAAAGCTAATCGGCACAGCAAATCCGGTGTATATTCTTTCGGGAGAGGGAATTCTTGCTCTGGAAGCCGCTTGTGCGTCCTTAACAGAGGTGGGCGATAAAGTCCTAGTCCTTAATAATGGCGTATTTGGTGAGGGTTTTGCGGATTTTGTCAGAATTTATGGTGGTGAGCCTGTCCTTTATAATGCAGATTTCAGACAGGAAATTAAGATAGATAAGCTGTCAGAATTTCTAAAAGAAAATCATGATTTTAAATATGCTACGTTGGTACAGTGTGATACACCAAGCGGTGTCTTAAACAATGTGAACGAAATCGGTTCCTTGTTAAAGGAGTATGGAATTCTTACTGTGGTGGATGCAGTTTCATCTATGTTTGGTGAAGAATTAAAGGTGGATGAAAGCTGCATTGATATTGCCTGCGGCGGTTCTCAGAAGGTATTATCCGCACCTCCGGGCGTATGCTTTGTATCCGTTAGTAAGGAGGCATTGACATGTATGAAGGAGCGAAAAACCCCCATAGCTTCCTATTATGGAAATCTGCTTAATTTTACCTGTTATTATGAAAAGCAATGGTTCCCTTATACAATGCCTATCAGTGATATTTACGGAATCAGTGAGGCACTTCGTAATGTAGCTGAGGATAAGGATATTATAATGCGCCATAAGATGATTGCCGAAGGAGTGCGCCATGCAGTCAGGCAGGGGGGGTTATCTCTTTACATCAAAAAAGGCTTCTCCAATACG
The nucleotide sequence above comes from Anaerocolumna cellulosilytica. Encoded proteins:
- the uxaC gene encoding glucuronate isomerase translates to MDANQFQEELFLTNQTGSRLYHKYAEDLPILDYHCHLLPQEIYENREFEDLGEMWLAHDHYKWRAMRAFGIEEEYITGSAAYYDKFLKFAGLLPKLAGNPIYIWCALELKRYFGISKPLTSENAEEIYRSTKRLIKEQHMTPRWCMETSRVEFVCTTEDPVDNLTYHKRMKEDNSLNVKIVSAFRPDKAFYCEKEVYLEYIQQLAGASAITIGSFEELLHALEIRLLYFKELGSTISDHGIESFVWQDYSFTEVEQIFAKILKKKVLTDTEINCYKSAFLAGLGSLYDKHGFVMQLHIGTYQGANKTGERHIGVACGFDCTDDTTSIQAVGGLLNHLTEKGQLPKTIVYPLNSAQIETFAILAAGFCEGGTKAKVQLGAPWWFNDQAYGINRQFEAIANLYPLSLSVGMLTDSRSFLSYPRHELYRRVLCDYLGRLVERGEYISEEKYLQEMIEDICYNNAKEYFMI
- a CDS encoding cyclic-di-AMP receptor — translated: MKLIYVIVRNVDSGRVTDALNKNGFYVTKLASTGGFLREGNTTLMIGTEEEKVDEVIDLVKKECGPRQQIVSNPVGPAEFSSMQVMVNVGGAIIFVTDVDRFERI
- a CDS encoding nitroreductase family protein; amino-acid sequence: MIYVDKEKCIGCGSCVKDCFPGNVEIVDKKAVVHNEACMLCGHCIAVCPSGAISTDEYDMEEVSEYKKETHTLEADNLLNFIKFRRTVRQFQKKEVSKELLLRIIEAGRFTQTGGNAQDITYTVITNQLTELKAMTYETLKKLGKEIIEAEEGQESVLSRYANMWIDMAEEYEKGEKDRLFFHAPVVLVVSAKSVVNGTLVSSNMELMTNALGLGTFFSGFFVRAAQANPDIIKLLDIPDEKQIATCMVIGYPAVKYHRTVPRREAFIYWK
- a CDS encoding pyridoxal-phosphate-dependent aminotransferase family protein gives rise to the protein MLKLMTPGPTQVRENVRLARSREFTNPDLDSQFFDFYKDTCCLLGKLIGTANPVYILSGEGILALEAACASLTEVGDKVLVLNNGVFGEGFADFVRIYGGEPVLYNADFRQEIKIDKLSEFLKENHDFKYATLVQCDTPSGVLNNVNEIGSLLKEYGILTVVDAVSSMFGEELKVDESCIDIACGGSQKVLSAPPGVCFVSVSKEALTCMKERKTPIASYYGNLLNFTCYYEKQWFPYTMPISDIYGISEALRNVAEDKDIIMRHKMIAEGVRHAVRQGGLSLYIKKGFSNTVTAIEVPEGIKAETVVNRMKDKYHILIAGSIGSMSGKVIRIGHMGENANYEDVAKTLKALTAVLLEQGIPVKTDLEEAFLEYVKLKSQPFLFS